A stretch of the Panicum virgatum strain AP13 chromosome 9N, P.virgatum_v5, whole genome shotgun sequence genome encodes the following:
- the LOC120690786 gene encoding BTB/POZ domain-containing protein NPY4-like — translation MKFMKLGSNPDTFQGDGNEVSIVASELVSDITVRIGTTKFYLHKFPLLSKCSRFQKLIPTTGDENIDIHIHDIPGGAKAFEICAKFCYGMIVTLNAYNVIAARCAAEYLEMNETVDKGNLIYKIDVFLSSSILRSWKDSIIVLGTTKAHLPWAEDLKLVSHCIDSVASKASIDVSKVEWSYTYNRKKLPTENGNDSPWNGVKQQQLVPKDWWVEDLTDLDIDAYKQVITAIKAKGMVPKDVIGEAIKAYTYKKLPSLSKVSMIHGDAKVRAMLVTITCLLPSEKGSVSCSFLLKLLKATNLLKCGEMCRKELMKRIARQLEEASVSDLLIPTVDGDTTVYDIDLILSIVEEFVRQDCKNAQKHNGGEVNDHVSAPSASMITVAKIVDGYLAEVAKDPNIPVYKFFSLAEMVSGNSRPVHDGLYRAIDMYLKEHPGLGKSDKKRLCALMDCKKLSPDACAHAVQNERLPLRIVVQVLYHEQTRASAAATIRADSIGIGSYESSRSGATTNTEDEWDGVMAVEDLSLSKTTKLDKCDTAGTDAEKNHGGKKAANGRVKGGATPKKALGKMMSSKGQAGERSSSDSSDSAILPSQEHPKRTPARSTTKSAAA, via the exons ATGAAGTTCATGAAGCTTGGATCAAATCCGGATACCTTTCAGGGTGATGGGAATGAAGTCAG TATTGTGGCATCTGAACTGGTGAGCGACATCACTGTTCGTATAGGGACTACAAAGTTTTACCTTCACAAG TTTCCACTCTTGTCCAAGTGTTCTCGCTTTCAAAAGTTGATCCCAACCACTGGTGATGAAAATATTGACATCCACATCCATGACATTCCTGGTGGTGCAAAAGCTTTTGAGATCTGTGCCAAGTTTTGCTATGGCATGATAGTCACACTCAATGCCTACAATGTGATTGCTGCACGCTGTGCTGCAGAATACTTGGAGATGAATGAGACTGTTGACAAGGGCAATCTGATCTACAAGATcgatgtcttcctcagctcaagCATATTGCGAAGCTGGAAAGACTCTATAATTGTTCTTGGGACAACAAAGGCTCATTTACCTTGGGCAGAAGATCTTAAGCTGGTCAGCCACTGCATTGATTCTGTTGCTTCAAAAGCCTCTATTGATGTTTCAAAGGTTGAATGGTCGTACACCTACAACCGAAAGAAGCTCCCAACTGAGAATGGCAATGATTCTCCATGGAATGGAGTCAAACAGCAGCAGTTAGTTCCAAAGGATTGGTGGGTTGAAGATCTGACGGATCTCGACATTGATGCCTACAAGCAAGTCATCACAGCAATCAAAGCCAAGGGTATGGTGCCCAAGGATGTGATTGGTGAGGCAATCAAAGCCTATACTTACAAGAAGCTTCCATCGTTGAGCAAGGTATCAATGATCCATGGTGATGCAAAGGTTCGGGCGATGCTAGTTACCATCACATGCCTGCTGCCATCTGAGAAAGGTTCAGTCTCATGCAGCTTCCTCTTAAAGCTACTGAAGGCAACAAATCTGTTGAAGTGCGGAGAGATGTGCAGGAAAGAGCTTATGAAGCGTATTGCCCGGCAACTGGAAGAAGCATCAGTGTCCGATCTTCTGATCCCTACAGTGGATGGGGATACCACTGTTTACGACATTGACCTGATTCTTAGCATTGTTGAAGAATTTGTCAGACAAGATTGTAAGAATGCCCAGAAACATAATGGTGGGGAGGTGAATGATCATGTTTCCGCTCCTAGTGCATCAATGATTACAGTGGCCAAAATTGTTGATGGATATCTTGCAGAGGTTGCGAAGGACCCAAACATACCAGTTTATAAGTTTTTCAGTCTAGCTGAGATGGTTTCCGGCAATTCAAGGCCAGTTCATGATGGGTTATATCGTGCCATTGATATGTATCTCAAG GAGCACCCAGGGTTGGGCAAGAGCGATAAGAAGAGGCTCTGTGCCCTAATGGACTGCAAGAAGTTGTCGCCTGATGCATGTGCTCATGCTGTGCAGAACGAGCGCCTACCTCTGAGAATTGTGGTGCAGGTGCTATACCACGAGCAGACACGGGCTTCAGCAGCAGCCACCATCCGAGCTGACAGCATCGGCATCGGCTCCTACGAGAGCTCAAGATCAGGTGCCACAACAAACACTGAAGACGAGTGGGATGGCGTCATGGCTGTGGAAGACCTCAGCCTCTCCAAGACCACAAAGCTCGACAAATGTGACACCGCTGGTACTGACGCTGAGAAGAACCATGGTGGCAAGAAGGCAGCCAACGGCAGGGTGAAAGGCGGCGCGACGCCGAAGAAGGCGCTGGGGAAGATGATGTCGAGCaaagggcaggccggggagcgcAGCAGCTCGGATTCGTCGGACAGCGCCATCTTGCCGAGCCAGGAGCACCCCAAGAGGACCCCCGCGAGAAGCACCACCAAGTCAGCAGCTGCGTAG